CGCTGCGCGAGCCGATGGAGCTGCGCACCTACCTCGGCGCCAAGCCGGAGCGGGTGGAGATCGAGGTCGGCGCCAACGGCGGGCGGTCCGCCAAGACGCGCCTCGAACCCAACCTCGAGCTGACCACGCCCATCATCTTCTCGCCCATGTCGTATGGCTCCATCAGCCTCAACGCGCAGAAGGCGCTCGCGATGGCGGCGGCGGAGTGCGGCATCGCCTGGAACACCGGCGAGGGCGGCCTGCACGAGGACCTGCGCCCCTATGCCGACCGCGCCATCGTCCAGTGCGCCTCGGGGCGCTTCGGGGTGCACGCGGGCTACCTCAACGCGGGGGCGGCGGTGGAGATCAAGATCGGCCAGGGCGCCAAGCCCGGCATCGGCGGCCACTTGCCGGGGGAGAAGGTGTCGCTGGAGGTGTCGGAGACGCGCATGATCCCGGTTGGCTCCGACGCGCTCTCGCCCGCCCCCCAGCACGACATCTACTCCATCGAGGACCTGCGCCAGCTTATCTACGCGATCAAGGAGGCGACGCGCTACGCCAAGCCGGTGTGCGTCAAGATCGCGGCGGTGCACAACGTGGCGGCCATTGCCAGCGGCATCGTCCGGGCGGGTGCGGACCTGGTCTATCTCGACGGCTTCCGCGGCGGCACCGGCGCCGCGCCGACGGTCATCCGCGACCACCTGGGCATCCCCATCGAGATCGCGGTCGCGGTGGTGGACCAGCGGCTGCGCGAGGAAGGCATTCGCCACCAGGCCTCGATCATCGCCGCCGGCGGCATCCGCTCCAGCGCCGACCTGGCCAAGGCCATCGCCCTGGGCGCGGACGCGGTCGCCATTGGCACCGCCGCCCTGCTGTCGCTGGGCTGCACCCTGTGCCAGAAGTGCTACACCGGCCGCTGCTCGTGGGGCATCTGCACCCAGGACCCGGAGCTGACGCGACGCCTTGATCCCCTGGTCGGATCGCGCCGCGTCGCCAACCTCATCCGCGCCTGGAGCGCCGAGCTGGAGGAGATCCTGGGCGCGCTCGGCCTCAACGCGGTGGAGAGCCTGCGCGGCAGCAAAGAGCGGCTGCGCGGCCTCGACCTCGACCAGACGACCCTCGACGTGCTCGGGGTCAAGCCGGCTGGCGTGGGCGCGTAAAGGGGCAGGTGAGCGGTGAGGGGCGAGAGGCGACGCAGGGAGCATCACCAACCCATGACCATTGACGCACAGGGTTTGCACTACCGCGAGCTCAACCAGCGAATCCGCGAGGCGCTGGCGGGCGGCGAGACCGAGATCGAGTTGACCAACGTCAACGGCCAGCGCTACATCGCCGACGGTGTCACCGGCCAGGCGCGCATCAGCATCCGTGGGGTGCCGGGCAATGACCTCGGGGCCTTCATGGACGGGCCGACGGTGATCGTGCACGGCAACGCGCAGGACGCGGTGGGCAACACCATGAACGCGGGCAAGATCGTCGTCCACGGCGACGCGGGGGACGTGCTGGGCTATGGCATGCGCGGGGGCAAGATCTTCGTTCGCGGGGACGTCGGCTATCGCGTCGGCATCCACATGAAGGCCTACCGCAACCAGGCGCCGGTGCTCATCGCCGGCGGCTCCGCGGCCGATTTCCTGGGGGAATACATGGCCGGCGGCATGCTGGTGGTGCTGGGGCTCAACGGGGGCGGGGGGCAGTCGCCGGTGGGCGACTATTGCGCTACCGGGTTGCACGGAGGTATCCTATACGTGAGTGGCGAAGTGGACCCGTCGAGGGTCGCCACCAATCACGTCACCATCCGTGCGGCCGGCGAGGACGACCTGTGGGCGCTGCGCCCGCACCTGGAGGAGTTCTGCGCCGAGTTTGGGTTCGACGCGGAGCAGGTCGCAGGGCGGCCGTTGGTCAAGCTCGTGCCGTTCTCGCATCGGCCCTACGGGGGGAAATACGCGGCCTGATCGGGAGGCCTTATGCGCGTGAGCCCTTTGGCTGGGCGCCGGCGAAGACTATCCTGCCCCTGGCGAATGCGCTCCACGGCAGGGGCGGGGCATGGCGCGCTGCTGCGGTCCGACGGCGCAGGGCGCCTGGGCGAATGCCGTGAGGAATGCGCGGTCTTCGGCATTCACGCGCCGGGCGAGGACGTCGCCCGGCTCACTTATTTCGGACTGTTCGCGCTCCAGCACCGCGGCCAGGAGAGCGCCGGCATCGCCATCGCCGACGGCGAGCGCATTCAGGCCCATAGCGACATGGGGCTGGTGCAGCAGGTCTTCGACGAGGAGCTGCTGCAGTCGCTCCAGGGCGACACCGCCATCGGCCACACCCGCTACTCCACCACCGGCTCCAGCCACCACCGCAACGCGCAGCCCGTGGTCATTCCCACCGGCGCCGGTACCATCGCCCTCGCCCACAACGGCAATCTGGTTAACTCCGCGCAGCTCCGCCACGACCTCTTCGATGATGGACCGACATCGGCGTCCACCACCGACAGCAGCATCATGGCGCGCCTGGTGGCACAGCGCCTGGAGCAGCGCGGCGATCTCGAGGCCGCCATCGCCGACGCCAGCCGCCGCTGGCAGGGCGCCTACTCCGTCGCCTGTATGACCGCGAACCGCCTGGTCGCCACGCGCGACCCGAGCGGCATCCGCCCACTGTGCATTGGCACCCTCAACAGCCGCGGCCATGTCGTGGCCTCCGAGACCTGCGGCCTCAACGTCGTGGGGGCGGAGTTCCTGCGCGAGATCGAGCCGGGGGAGATGGTGGTGATGGACGCCCACGGGCTGCGGTCGGTGCGTCTGGCGCCGGCGACCCGACCCGCGATGTGCGTCTTCGAGTTCATCTACTTCGCGCGCCCCGACAGCCACATCTACGGCATGCTGCTGCACGAGGCGCGGCGCCGCATGGGGCACCGCTTGGCCGCGGAGCACCCGGTGGAGGCGGACCTGGTGATCCCGGTGCCGGACACCGGCTGGCCGGCGGCGATCGGGTTCGCCGAGGCCTCGGGCATCCCCTTCGGGCAGGCGCTGATCAAGAACCGTTACATCGCGCGCACCTTCATCCAGCCCGACCAGCGTCAGCGCGAGCTGGGGGTGCGGCTCAAGCTCACCGTCATGCGCGAGGTGGTGGCGGGCAAGCGGGTGGTGGTGGTGGACGATTCCATCGTCCGCGGCACCACCAAGCGCGAGCTGGTGTCCCTCATCCGCCGCGCGGGGGCGAGCGAGATTCACGTCCGCATCGCCGCCCCGCCCTACCGCTACCCCTGTTTCTACGGGGTTGACACCAGCGACCGCAGCGAGCTGCTCGCCGCGCGCCTGGAGGCGGTTGACGACATCCGCCGGGTGATCGGGGCCGACACCCTCGGCTACCAGACCGTGGAGGGGCT
The DNA window shown above is from Armatimonadota bacterium and carries:
- a CDS encoding glutamate synthase-related protein, giving the protein MPSLDLDTREALEGGEVELTLEPPAAKAEVLPLYSPPEFLWRNDNDRCRRCRRCIMQCGWKALTWQDRVVPDHGKCVGCHRCEAMCPEKCIEVRANPQHFKPHGLWSVAHRKQVWKQADTGGVLLTGMGNDAPYQVIFDHLVLDACQVTNPSIDPLREPMELRTYLGAKPERVEIEVGANGGRSAKTRLEPNLELTTPIIFSPMSYGSISLNAQKALAMAAAECGIAWNTGEGGLHEDLRPYADRAIVQCASGRFGVHAGYLNAGAAVEIKIGQGAKPGIGGHLPGEKVSLEVSETRMIPVGSDALSPAPQHDIYSIEDLRQLIYAIKEATRYAKPVCVKIAAVHNVAAIASGIVRAGADLVYLDGFRGGTGAAPTVIRDHLGIPIEIAVAVVDQRLREEGIRHQASIIAAGGIRSSADLAKAIALGADAVAIGTAALLSLGCTLCQKCYTGRCSWGICTQDPELTRRLDPLVGSRRVANLIRAWSAELEEILGALGLNAVESLRGSKERLRGLDLDQTTLDVLGVKPAGVGA
- the purF gene encoding amidophosphoribosyltransferase, which encodes MRSTAGAGHGALLRSDGAGRLGECREECAVFGIHAPGEDVARLTYFGLFALQHRGQESAGIAIADGERIQAHSDMGLVQQVFDEELLQSLQGDTAIGHTRYSTTGSSHHRNAQPVVIPTGAGTIALAHNGNLVNSAQLRHDLFDDGPTSASTTDSSIMARLVAQRLEQRGDLEAAIADASRRWQGAYSVACMTANRLVATRDPSGIRPLCIGTLNSRGHVVASETCGLNVVGAEFLREIEPGEMVVMDAHGLRSVRLAPATRPAMCVFEFIYFARPDSHIYGMLLHEARRRMGHRLAAEHPVEADLVIPVPDTGWPAAIGFAEASGIPFGQALIKNRYIARTFIQPDQRQRELGVRLKLTVMREVVAGKRVVVVDDSIVRGTTKRELVSLIRRAGASEIHVRIAAPPYRYPCFYGVDTSDRSELLAARLEAVDDIRRVIGADTLGYQTVEGLLDAIGLPRERFCLACFNGDYPIAVPDEVRARKFALETEPATEPVPRS